The Diprion similis isolate iyDipSimi1 chromosome 11, iyDipSimi1.1, whole genome shotgun sequence genome includes a region encoding these proteins:
- the LOC124412550 gene encoding polyamine-transporting ATPase 13A3 isoform X1 yields MPTTPNKLNLGFARNAYSVFGNRNANPSTEHQHEQKTELLEGTRGNGLLHLKNGVDYINAGEEDQMEIYGYKKNHLRTSITWIFIICTAGLLRLFFHWVPHLMLLATHSRCSLEEAEAVLLVEKFQGKHTSRYVKKLSTISAEEVSRLPKDGESLIGKDTFPEDDFFTEVEEDQGPLTLSVHLSGGQFKDAKSILTFSCKKLTYVWDTDRCEFIKLKSLDEGVLTSTLHQMRGLTAQDQFMRRFVYGSNEIVIPIKSILTLLGLEVLNPFYIFQLFSFCLWASEDYLYYAMAILTMSSFGIMMAVIQTRRNQHNLRSTVHASDVATVIRDPSNGKTATVQTEHLVPGDLLVIPSHGCIMPCDAVLLTGNCILNESMLTGESVPVTKTPIPVSSEILYDTKEHARHTLYCGTQVIQTRYFGTEKVIAVVIRTGFNTSKGGLVRSIMYPPPVDFKFEQDSYKFVILLACIASIGFVYTITTKLLQGISGGRIALEALDLITIVVPPALPAAMTVGRLIAQNRLQNKKIYCTSPRAINVSGSIDCVCFDKTGTLTEDGLDMWGVVPISNKMFQSPVKDISTLELDGVLVGMVTCHSITIIDRQLSGDPLDLKMFESTGWTLEEPDVSDTSKFSMLFPTVVRPPKGSKFAGVNCKDLTISPERQNSTRSAMNDQVKETSSNLEDTLSESTMQLSEQSLEIGIVRQFPFTSSLQRMSVITRTLGANHFDLYCKGSPEMILSLSKPESIPSNFAVVLQEYTSEGYRVIALAHKSLNRLSYAKVQRISRESAETDLNFLAFVILENRLKPGTSPVIKLLNVACIKTVMVTGDNMLTALSVARDCGIVKHDVSVIAVAAITQQNLTKPQIYFTQSNSQYSPTSPVGNDISEMTDLNSVASLETVENGSTQGNHAGNQINYLSDDLHISTNKYVFSLTGKTWSMVKQHYPELIPKLATRGAIFARMSPDQKQQLVQELQALGYYVAMVGDGANDCGALKAAHTGISLSDTESSVASPFTSRDTDISCLLSVIREGRAALSTSFGIFKYMAAYSLTQFVSVMLLYNIRSNLTDIEYLYIDLFVISIFAFFFGRTEAYDGPLAKTAPLTSLISTSPILSLIFQILIVIIFQYMSLFHLAQQDCYKTCINSPKTNATTEEEYVGCFENYTIFIISSMQYIILAVAFSKGRPYRKPIWTNWGLLSSFILMSLFSIYMALNPFDWLADQFELVLPPDVGFRYVVLCYGLANFVLSMVVEYFVVDYIIFGKLRYRWHNVHKSKKRYLAIEWDLASNHKWPPISQEPLPEAAPDILIRQNLTEIKIENITETNPTSDFINSNVIQETNSDFKRSGSAREVTLNPRSLFSNQRTAVSMQTVPNFEDGREIDREVRYTPSSCKLELSSKRRHNSESENGIYPYEKSYRNYNTNPIATLPRHPPSQQVAPSDEFKSIMVHKSEESNYRSATQSVLELDILPS; encoded by the exons ATGCCAACCACACCAAACAAATTGAATTTGGGCTTTGCTCGAAATGCTTATAGCGTTTTTGGAAACCGCAACGCCAACCCATCCACCGAACACCAGCATGAACAGAAAACAGAACTGTTAGAGG GTACTCGAGGTAATGGCCTTCTTCATCTTAAAAATGGTGTTGATTATATCAACGCGGGCGAAGAGGACCAGATGGAAATTTATGG ATACAAGAAGAATCACTTACGGACATCGATCACGTGGATATTTATCATCTGCACAGCGGGTCTGCTTCGCTTGTTCTTCCATTGGGTGCCGCATTTGATGTTACTTGCCACACATTCGAGATGCTCATTGGAAGAAGCAGAGGCGGTGCTTCTGGTAGAAAAGTTCCAAGGAAAACATACCAGTCGTTACGTAAAGAAATTGAGTACCATCAGCGCAGAGGAAGTCTC AAGACTGCCCAAAGATGGAGAATCATTAATTGGCAAGGACACATTTCCGGAGgatgattttttcactgaagtcGAAGAAGATCAAGGTCCGCTGACTTTATCAGTTCATTTAAGCGGTGGTCAGtttaaag ATGCCAAATCCATCCTAACATTTTCCTGCAAGAAACTCACTTACGTTTGGGACACGGACAGgtgtgaatttataaaattgaaaagtttggaCGAAGGAGTTCTGACCTCAACGCTTCATCAAATGCGAGGGTTGACAGCACAGGATCAATTTATGCG GCGTTTCGTTTATGGAAGCAATGAAATTGTCATCCCGATTAAAAGCATCCTGACACTTCTCGGCTTGGAAGTTTTGAATCCTTTCTATATATTCCAATTGTTCAGCTTCTGCCTTTGGGCTTCCGAAGATTATCTGTACTACGCTATGGCTATTCTAACTATGTCTAGTTTCGGTATTATGATGGCTGTGATTCAAACAAGGAGG AACCAGCACAACTTAAGGTCTACGGTTCACGCATCTGATGTGGCAACGGTTATTCGCGACCCATCAAATGGGAAAACTGCGACCGTACAAACGGAACATTTGGTACCTGGTGATTTGCTCGTAATTCCATCTCACGGATGCATTATGCCTTGCGACGCTGTCCTGTTGACAGGGAATTGTATCCTAAACGAATCGATGTTGACCGGGGAATCTGTACCGGTAACTAAAACGCCTATTCCCGTTTCAAGTGAGATTTTGTACGACACAAAAGAGCACGCAAGGCACACGTTGTACTGTGGAACGCAGGTAATTCAAACAAGGTACTTCGGTACGGAAAAAGTAATCGCTGTCGTCATCAGGACCGGATTTAATACTAGCAAGGGTGGGCTAGTACGATCTATAATGTATCCACCACCGGTTGACTTCAAATTTGAGCAGGACTCCTACAAGTTTGTAATACTCTTAGCTTGCATTGCTAGCATTGGTTTCGTTTACACAATTACCACTAAACTGCTCCAAGGTATTTCCGGAGGCCGAATAGCATTGGAAGCACTTGACTTGATCACTATCGTGGTACCACCAGCTCTTCCAGCTGCTATGACGGTTGGACGACTCATCGCTCAGAACAGGCtgcaaaataagaaaatttattgcacCAGTCCAAGAGCTATCAATGTCTCGGGTTCAATCGACTGCGTATGCTTTGACAAAACCGGAACGTTAACCGAAGACGGGTTGGACATGTGGGGGGTCGTTCCCATATCAAACAAAATGTTTCAAAGTCCAGTCAAAGACATATCTACTCTTGAATTAGACGGAGTACTCGTTGGTATGGTCACCTGTCACAGTATTACAATAATCGACCGTCAGTTGTCCGGAGATCCCTTGGACCTCAAGATGTTTGAATCAACGGGTTGGACATTGGAAGAGCCAGATGTTTCCGATACTTCCAAGTTCTCTATGCTCTTCCCAACTGTCGTCAGGCCACCAAAAGGGTCAAAGTTCGCCGGAGTTAATTGTAAAGATCTCACGATATCACCGGAACGTCAGAATTCCACAAGATCAGCCATGAACGACCAGGTGAAAGAGACAAGTAGCAATCTTGAGGACACCCTTAGTGAGTCAACGATGCAGCTGAGCGAACAATCACTTGAAATCGGTATAGTCAGGCAGTTTCCATTTACATCGAGCTTGCAGCGAATGAGCGTCATCACGAGAACGTTGGGAGCCAATCACTTTGACCTCTACTGCAAAGGAAGCCCTGAGATGATTCTTAGCTTGTCCAAACCCGAATCAA TTCCATCAAATTTTGCGGTCGTTCTGCAAGAATACACTTCCGAAGGGTACAGAGTAATTGCCCTGGCTCATAAATCGTTGAATAGATTGTCTTACGCTAAAGTACAGCGGATAAGTAGAGAGTCAGCAGAAACGGATTTAAACTTCTTGGCTTTCGTGATATTGGAGAACCGACTGAAGCCTGGTACTTCGCCAGTTATCAAATTGTTGAACGTAGCTTGCATAAAAACAGTGATGGTGACGGGAGACAACATGCTAACTGCCTTATCGGTAGCCAGGGATTGTGGAATTGTGAAACATGACGTCTCCGTAATTGCCGTGGCTGCAATTACGCAGCAAAACCTTACGAAGCCGCAGATTTATTTTACTCAAAGTAATAGTCAGTATAGTCCAACATCGCCTGTGGGAAATGACATAAGTGAAATGACCGATTTAAACAGCGTAGCCAGTTTGGAGACCGTGGAAAATGGATCCACACAAGGCAATCACGCCGGCAATCAAATCAACTATTTGTCTGACGA TTTGCACATTTCTACAAACAAATACGTATTTTCATTGACGGGAAAGACTTGGTCAATGGTTAAGCAGCATTATCCGGAATTGATACCAAAGCTAGCCACACGAGGAGCCATTTTTGCGAGGATGTCACCTGACCAGAAACAACAGCTCGTGCAAGAGCTTCAAGCATTGGGATATTATGTCG CAATGGTCGGAGATGGTGCCAACGACTGTGGTGCTTTGAAGGCAGCGCACACCGGAATCTCATTGTCCGACACAGAATCATCGGTGGCTTCGCCGTTCACGAGTCGTGACACGGACATATCATGTCTACTCTCCGTGATCAGAGAAGGACGAGCAGCGCTATCTACTTCCTTTGGAATCTTCAAGTACATGGCGGCTTATTCCCTCACACAATTCGTTTCAGTTATGCTGCTCTACAATATCAGGTCGAACCTCACAGACATTGAGTATCTCTACATCGATCTCTTTGTTATATCAATATTTGCCTTCTTCTTTGGCCGGACCGAAGCCTACGATGGTCCCCTGGCTAAAACAGCACCTCTAACAAGTCTCATCAGCACATCCCCGATCCTCAGCTTGATATTTCAGATCTTAATCGTCATAATATTCCAATACATGAGCCTCTTCCACCTGGCCCAACAGGATTGCTACAAGACTTGTATCAACAGTCCCAAAACAAATGCAACAACAGAAGAAGAGTATGTTGGatgctttgaaaattataccatATTCATTATCAGTTCCATGCAGTACATCATCTTAGCAGTTGCATTTTCGAAGGGGCGACCTTACAGAAAGCCGATATGGACGAACTGGGGTCtcctttcatcttttatactTATGTCACTTTTCTCAATCTACATGGCACTGAATCCCTTTGATTGGCTCGCGGACCAGTTTGAATTAGTGTTGCCACCGGATGTGGGATTTAGATACGTCGTGCTCTGTTACGGGCTGGCTAATTTCGTTTTGTCAATGGTCGTCGAGTACTTCGTAGTGGATTACATAATATTTGGAAAACTGAGATACCGCTGGCACAATGTCCACAAGTCGAAGAAACGGTATCTTGCAATAGAATGGGACCTGGCCTCAAATCACAAGTGGCCGCCGATATCGCAAGAGCCTTTGCCAGAAGCAGCACCGGACATATTGATTCGTCAGAATTTAACGGAAATCAAAATCGAGAACATCACAGAGACTAATCCGACCAGTGATTTCATCAACTCGAACGTCATTCAAGAAACTAATTCTGATTTCAAGCGATCTGGTTCTGCTAGAGAAGTCACATTGAACCCAAGGTCGCTGTTTAGCAACCAGCGAACGGCGGTTTCCATGCAAACTGTTCCCAACTTTGAAGATGGCAGAGAGATCGACAGGGAAGTCCGCTACACGCCAAGTTCCTGTAAGCTGGAACTTTCTTCAAAAAGGAGGCACAATTCCGAATCAGAGAACGGCATTTATCCATACGAAAAATCGTACCGAAATTATAACACAAACCCAATAGCAACATTGCCAAGACATCCACCTAGCCAGCAAGTCGCGCCATCGGATGAGTTTAAAAGCATAATGGTGCATAAAAGCGAGGAAAGCAACTACCGAAGTGCCACTCAAAGTGTTCTGGAGCTGGACATTTTACCGTCCTGA
- the LOC124412550 gene encoding polyamine-transporting ATPase 13A3 isoform X2 produces MDIMDGTRGNGLLHLKNGVDYINAGEEDQMEIYGYKKNHLRTSITWIFIICTAGLLRLFFHWVPHLMLLATHSRCSLEEAEAVLLVEKFQGKHTSRYVKKLSTISAEEVSRLPKDGESLIGKDTFPEDDFFTEVEEDQGPLTLSVHLSGGQFKDAKSILTFSCKKLTYVWDTDRCEFIKLKSLDEGVLTSTLHQMRGLTAQDQFMRRFVYGSNEIVIPIKSILTLLGLEVLNPFYIFQLFSFCLWASEDYLYYAMAILTMSSFGIMMAVIQTRRNQHNLRSTVHASDVATVIRDPSNGKTATVQTEHLVPGDLLVIPSHGCIMPCDAVLLTGNCILNESMLTGESVPVTKTPIPVSSEILYDTKEHARHTLYCGTQVIQTRYFGTEKVIAVVIRTGFNTSKGGLVRSIMYPPPVDFKFEQDSYKFVILLACIASIGFVYTITTKLLQGISGGRIALEALDLITIVVPPALPAAMTVGRLIAQNRLQNKKIYCTSPRAINVSGSIDCVCFDKTGTLTEDGLDMWGVVPISNKMFQSPVKDISTLELDGVLVGMVTCHSITIIDRQLSGDPLDLKMFESTGWTLEEPDVSDTSKFSMLFPTVVRPPKGSKFAGVNCKDLTISPERQNSTRSAMNDQVKETSSNLEDTLSESTMQLSEQSLEIGIVRQFPFTSSLQRMSVITRTLGANHFDLYCKGSPEMILSLSKPESIPSNFAVVLQEYTSEGYRVIALAHKSLNRLSYAKVQRISRESAETDLNFLAFVILENRLKPGTSPVIKLLNVACIKTVMVTGDNMLTALSVARDCGIVKHDVSVIAVAAITQQNLTKPQIYFTQSNSQYSPTSPVGNDISEMTDLNSVASLETVENGSTQGNHAGNQINYLSDDLHISTNKYVFSLTGKTWSMVKQHYPELIPKLATRGAIFARMSPDQKQQLVQELQALGYYVAMVGDGANDCGALKAAHTGISLSDTESSVASPFTSRDTDISCLLSVIREGRAALSTSFGIFKYMAAYSLTQFVSVMLLYNIRSNLTDIEYLYIDLFVISIFAFFFGRTEAYDGPLAKTAPLTSLISTSPILSLIFQILIVIIFQYMSLFHLAQQDCYKTCINSPKTNATTEEEYVGCFENYTIFIISSMQYIILAVAFSKGRPYRKPIWTNWGLLSSFILMSLFSIYMALNPFDWLADQFELVLPPDVGFRYVVLCYGLANFVLSMVVEYFVVDYIIFGKLRYRWHNVHKSKKRYLAIEWDLASNHKWPPISQEPLPEAAPDILIRQNLTEIKIENITETNPTSDFINSNVIQETNSDFKRSGSAREVTLNPRSLFSNQRTAVSMQTVPNFEDGREIDREVRYTPSSCKLELSSKRRHNSESENGIYPYEKSYRNYNTNPIATLPRHPPSQQVAPSDEFKSIMVHKSEESNYRSATQSVLELDILPS; encoded by the exons GTACTCGAGGTAATGGCCTTCTTCATCTTAAAAATGGTGTTGATTATATCAACGCGGGCGAAGAGGACCAGATGGAAATTTATGG ATACAAGAAGAATCACTTACGGACATCGATCACGTGGATATTTATCATCTGCACAGCGGGTCTGCTTCGCTTGTTCTTCCATTGGGTGCCGCATTTGATGTTACTTGCCACACATTCGAGATGCTCATTGGAAGAAGCAGAGGCGGTGCTTCTGGTAGAAAAGTTCCAAGGAAAACATACCAGTCGTTACGTAAAGAAATTGAGTACCATCAGCGCAGAGGAAGTCTC AAGACTGCCCAAAGATGGAGAATCATTAATTGGCAAGGACACATTTCCGGAGgatgattttttcactgaagtcGAAGAAGATCAAGGTCCGCTGACTTTATCAGTTCATTTAAGCGGTGGTCAGtttaaag ATGCCAAATCCATCCTAACATTTTCCTGCAAGAAACTCACTTACGTTTGGGACACGGACAGgtgtgaatttataaaattgaaaagtttggaCGAAGGAGTTCTGACCTCAACGCTTCATCAAATGCGAGGGTTGACAGCACAGGATCAATTTATGCG GCGTTTCGTTTATGGAAGCAATGAAATTGTCATCCCGATTAAAAGCATCCTGACACTTCTCGGCTTGGAAGTTTTGAATCCTTTCTATATATTCCAATTGTTCAGCTTCTGCCTTTGGGCTTCCGAAGATTATCTGTACTACGCTATGGCTATTCTAACTATGTCTAGTTTCGGTATTATGATGGCTGTGATTCAAACAAGGAGG AACCAGCACAACTTAAGGTCTACGGTTCACGCATCTGATGTGGCAACGGTTATTCGCGACCCATCAAATGGGAAAACTGCGACCGTACAAACGGAACATTTGGTACCTGGTGATTTGCTCGTAATTCCATCTCACGGATGCATTATGCCTTGCGACGCTGTCCTGTTGACAGGGAATTGTATCCTAAACGAATCGATGTTGACCGGGGAATCTGTACCGGTAACTAAAACGCCTATTCCCGTTTCAAGTGAGATTTTGTACGACACAAAAGAGCACGCAAGGCACACGTTGTACTGTGGAACGCAGGTAATTCAAACAAGGTACTTCGGTACGGAAAAAGTAATCGCTGTCGTCATCAGGACCGGATTTAATACTAGCAAGGGTGGGCTAGTACGATCTATAATGTATCCACCACCGGTTGACTTCAAATTTGAGCAGGACTCCTACAAGTTTGTAATACTCTTAGCTTGCATTGCTAGCATTGGTTTCGTTTACACAATTACCACTAAACTGCTCCAAGGTATTTCCGGAGGCCGAATAGCATTGGAAGCACTTGACTTGATCACTATCGTGGTACCACCAGCTCTTCCAGCTGCTATGACGGTTGGACGACTCATCGCTCAGAACAGGCtgcaaaataagaaaatttattgcacCAGTCCAAGAGCTATCAATGTCTCGGGTTCAATCGACTGCGTATGCTTTGACAAAACCGGAACGTTAACCGAAGACGGGTTGGACATGTGGGGGGTCGTTCCCATATCAAACAAAATGTTTCAAAGTCCAGTCAAAGACATATCTACTCTTGAATTAGACGGAGTACTCGTTGGTATGGTCACCTGTCACAGTATTACAATAATCGACCGTCAGTTGTCCGGAGATCCCTTGGACCTCAAGATGTTTGAATCAACGGGTTGGACATTGGAAGAGCCAGATGTTTCCGATACTTCCAAGTTCTCTATGCTCTTCCCAACTGTCGTCAGGCCACCAAAAGGGTCAAAGTTCGCCGGAGTTAATTGTAAAGATCTCACGATATCACCGGAACGTCAGAATTCCACAAGATCAGCCATGAACGACCAGGTGAAAGAGACAAGTAGCAATCTTGAGGACACCCTTAGTGAGTCAACGATGCAGCTGAGCGAACAATCACTTGAAATCGGTATAGTCAGGCAGTTTCCATTTACATCGAGCTTGCAGCGAATGAGCGTCATCACGAGAACGTTGGGAGCCAATCACTTTGACCTCTACTGCAAAGGAAGCCCTGAGATGATTCTTAGCTTGTCCAAACCCGAATCAA TTCCATCAAATTTTGCGGTCGTTCTGCAAGAATACACTTCCGAAGGGTACAGAGTAATTGCCCTGGCTCATAAATCGTTGAATAGATTGTCTTACGCTAAAGTACAGCGGATAAGTAGAGAGTCAGCAGAAACGGATTTAAACTTCTTGGCTTTCGTGATATTGGAGAACCGACTGAAGCCTGGTACTTCGCCAGTTATCAAATTGTTGAACGTAGCTTGCATAAAAACAGTGATGGTGACGGGAGACAACATGCTAACTGCCTTATCGGTAGCCAGGGATTGTGGAATTGTGAAACATGACGTCTCCGTAATTGCCGTGGCTGCAATTACGCAGCAAAACCTTACGAAGCCGCAGATTTATTTTACTCAAAGTAATAGTCAGTATAGTCCAACATCGCCTGTGGGAAATGACATAAGTGAAATGACCGATTTAAACAGCGTAGCCAGTTTGGAGACCGTGGAAAATGGATCCACACAAGGCAATCACGCCGGCAATCAAATCAACTATTTGTCTGACGA TTTGCACATTTCTACAAACAAATACGTATTTTCATTGACGGGAAAGACTTGGTCAATGGTTAAGCAGCATTATCCGGAATTGATACCAAAGCTAGCCACACGAGGAGCCATTTTTGCGAGGATGTCACCTGACCAGAAACAACAGCTCGTGCAAGAGCTTCAAGCATTGGGATATTATGTCG CAATGGTCGGAGATGGTGCCAACGACTGTGGTGCTTTGAAGGCAGCGCACACCGGAATCTCATTGTCCGACACAGAATCATCGGTGGCTTCGCCGTTCACGAGTCGTGACACGGACATATCATGTCTACTCTCCGTGATCAGAGAAGGACGAGCAGCGCTATCTACTTCCTTTGGAATCTTCAAGTACATGGCGGCTTATTCCCTCACACAATTCGTTTCAGTTATGCTGCTCTACAATATCAGGTCGAACCTCACAGACATTGAGTATCTCTACATCGATCTCTTTGTTATATCAATATTTGCCTTCTTCTTTGGCCGGACCGAAGCCTACGATGGTCCCCTGGCTAAAACAGCACCTCTAACAAGTCTCATCAGCACATCCCCGATCCTCAGCTTGATATTTCAGATCTTAATCGTCATAATATTCCAATACATGAGCCTCTTCCACCTGGCCCAACAGGATTGCTACAAGACTTGTATCAACAGTCCCAAAACAAATGCAACAACAGAAGAAGAGTATGTTGGatgctttgaaaattataccatATTCATTATCAGTTCCATGCAGTACATCATCTTAGCAGTTGCATTTTCGAAGGGGCGACCTTACAGAAAGCCGATATGGACGAACTGGGGTCtcctttcatcttttatactTATGTCACTTTTCTCAATCTACATGGCACTGAATCCCTTTGATTGGCTCGCGGACCAGTTTGAATTAGTGTTGCCACCGGATGTGGGATTTAGATACGTCGTGCTCTGTTACGGGCTGGCTAATTTCGTTTTGTCAATGGTCGTCGAGTACTTCGTAGTGGATTACATAATATTTGGAAAACTGAGATACCGCTGGCACAATGTCCACAAGTCGAAGAAACGGTATCTTGCAATAGAATGGGACCTGGCCTCAAATCACAAGTGGCCGCCGATATCGCAAGAGCCTTTGCCAGAAGCAGCACCGGACATATTGATTCGTCAGAATTTAACGGAAATCAAAATCGAGAACATCACAGAGACTAATCCGACCAGTGATTTCATCAACTCGAACGTCATTCAAGAAACTAATTCTGATTTCAAGCGATCTGGTTCTGCTAGAGAAGTCACATTGAACCCAAGGTCGCTGTTTAGCAACCAGCGAACGGCGGTTTCCATGCAAACTGTTCCCAACTTTGAAGATGGCAGAGAGATCGACAGGGAAGTCCGCTACACGCCAAGTTCCTGTAAGCTGGAACTTTCTTCAAAAAGGAGGCACAATTCCGAATCAGAGAACGGCATTTATCCATACGAAAAATCGTACCGAAATTATAACACAAACCCAATAGCAACATTGCCAAGACATCCACCTAGCCAGCAAGTCGCGCCATCGGATGAGTTTAAAAGCATAATGGTGCATAAAAGCGAGGAAAGCAACTACCGAAGTGCCACTCAAAGTGTTCTGGAGCTGGACATTTTACCGTCCTGA